In Planctomycetia bacterium, a single genomic region encodes these proteins:
- a CDS encoding VIT1/CCC1 transporter family protein: MLKESAKKNKRVLEPSDRIAEVLFGLIMVLTFTGSLSVAEADRMEVRTMLIGALGCNFVWGIIDGILYLMSCLSETGRNLAVFRAVRSAKNPQDARRLITEALPPVVASILQPAELETMHQRLQRLPEPPDTARLDREDWFGALGVFLLVSLSTFPVALPFLFIGNAEVALRISNVVAILLLFLTGLAYGKCVGRRPWLIGISMIALGCFLVALAMALGG; this comes from the coding sequence ATGCTCAAAGAATCCGCGAAAAAGAACAAACGCGTGCTCGAACCGAGCGATAGGATCGCCGAGGTGCTGTTCGGCTTGATCATGGTTCTCACGTTCACGGGTTCGCTGAGCGTCGCCGAAGCCGACCGAATGGAAGTCCGGACCATGCTCATCGGTGCGCTCGGGTGCAATTTCGTCTGGGGGATCATCGACGGCATTCTGTATCTCATGAGTTGCCTCTCCGAAACGGGACGCAACCTGGCGGTGTTTCGCGCGGTGCGCAGCGCGAAGAATCCACAAGACGCACGGCGGCTGATCACGGAAGCCTTGCCACCTGTGGTCGCCTCGATCTTGCAGCCGGCGGAACTCGAAACGATGCATCAACGGCTGCAGCGGCTTCCGGAGCCGCCGGACACGGCGCGCTTGGATCGGGAAGACTGGTTCGGCGCGCTCGGCGTGTTTCTCTTGGTAAGCCTGTCAACTTTTCCGGTGGCGCTCCCGTTTCTTTTCATCGGCAATGCCGAGGTCGCACTGCGAATCTCGAACGTCGTTGCGATCCTGCTGCTGTTCTTGACAGGATTAGCTTATGGAAAGTGCGTCGGGCGCCGACCGTGGCTGATCGGCATTTCGATGATCGCTCTAGGATGCTTTCTCGTCGCACTTGCCATGGCGTTGGGAGGATGA